A portion of the Acidisarcina polymorpha genome contains these proteins:
- a CDS encoding chitobiase/beta-hexosaminidase C-terminal domain-containing protein: MEDRSIPTGTVDFMVDGVTVKSVPLGFGGYAVYYATGLSVASHSVVASYRGSALNEPSDSGVTTVSVSRVVATPTFPQPGGSYNLPVKVVLKTATPGAIIHYTTNGALPTASSATYTGPITLSTTSTIKAIAVKSGETTSAVATAIDSIVTSAVPTATEITSEFNPSALNESVEFHT; this comes from the coding sequence TTGGAGGACCGCAGTATTCCGACCGGAACGGTGGACTTCATGGTCGATGGAGTGACCGTGAAGAGCGTTCCGCTAGGATTTGGCGGCTATGCGGTGTACTACGCAACTGGTCTGAGCGTAGCCAGCCACAGCGTCGTTGCAAGCTATCGAGGAAGCGCGCTCAATGAGCCGTCGGATAGCGGTGTCACAACAGTGAGTGTCTCTAGAGTTGTCGCGACGCCTACCTTCCCTCAGCCTGGAGGCAGCTACAACCTCCCGGTGAAAGTAGTCTTGAAAACCGCCACACCTGGGGCGATCATCCACTACACGACCAATGGGGCGCTCCCAACAGCAAGCTCGGCAACGTACACCGGGCCGATCACTCTGTCGACCACATCGACCATCAAGGCAATCGCCGTGAAGAGCGGTGAAACAACCAGCGCAGTAGCCACCGCGATCGATAGCATCGTGACGTCCGCCGTCCCCACCGCAACAGAAATTACTTCTGAGTTCAACCCATCCGCGTTGAACGAGTCGGTGGAGTTTCACACCTAA
- a CDS encoding alpha/beta hydrolase, whose product MAVYALDLRGRGNSDGERFYVEAFEDYVRDVEAVTADVKLREPGLPMFLLGHSAGGVVACLYTLDHEAELTGLICESFAHELPAPDFALAVFKGLSHVAPHAHILHLPNERFSRDPKVVEAMDNDPLIAHETQPTQTMAAMVRADERLKKEFPLITLPALILHGTLDKNTKPSGSQHFYDMAGSTDKTLKLYEGGFHDLLNDIDKDSVIVDIKSWIDRHIPVAAGPRASTVRV is encoded by the coding sequence CTGGCCGTATACGCCTTGGATCTGCGAGGTCGCGGGAATTCGGACGGCGAACGCTTCTATGTCGAAGCCTTTGAAGACTACGTGCGTGACGTCGAAGCGGTTACGGCAGATGTAAAGTTGCGCGAACCGGGTCTCCCCATGTTCTTGCTCGGTCATAGCGCTGGCGGCGTTGTTGCATGCCTCTATACTCTCGATCACGAGGCCGAGTTGACGGGGCTAATCTGTGAGAGTTTCGCCCACGAGTTACCCGCTCCTGATTTTGCTCTCGCGGTTTTCAAGGGACTGAGCCATGTCGCGCCACACGCGCATATCCTGCACCTTCCGAATGAGAGATTCTCTCGTGATCCGAAGGTCGTCGAGGCAATGGACAATGATCCATTGATTGCACATGAGACTCAGCCAACCCAAACCATGGCCGCTATGGTCAGGGCTGACGAGCGACTCAAGAAAGAGTTTCCTCTGATCACGCTGCCGGCTCTGATCCTGCATGGCACCCTTGATAAGAATACGAAGCCAAGTGGCAGCCAGCATTTTTACGACATGGCCGGTTCCACCGACAAAACCTTAAAGCTTTACGAAGGCGGCTTTCACGATCTACTCAACGACATCGATAAGGATTCGGTCATCGTGGATATCAAGAGCTGGATCGATCGGCACATTCCTGTCGCGGCCGGACCCCGAGCTTCGACAGTCCGAGTCTGA
- a CDS encoding DUF1059 domain-containing protein → MKTTNCKDLGGVCDHELTASSWDEIVKLMYKHVMENHPELANEMEAQHEKDPHAWGNEMKPNWDKAKEVSVTVN, encoded by the coding sequence ATGAAAACGACGAACTGCAAGGATCTAGGCGGCGTTTGCGATCACGAGCTGACGGCGAGCTCTTGGGACGAAATAGTGAAGCTGATGTACAAGCACGTGATGGAGAATCATCCCGAATTGGCGAACGAGATGGAAGCTCAGCACGAAAAAGACCCGCATGCCTGGGGCAATGAGATGAAGCCGAATTGGGATAAGGCCAAGGAGGTTTCGGTCACCGTCAACTAG
- a CDS encoding helix-turn-helix domain-containing protein, with the protein MAFHILYSCRQFARVLRTSFRVRNQPAILLPNPFDTLVLHVTQSALDEIAYAHKIPRVDQLVWPHGHLDPVVYHLGQTLVASLDQPNHTSKVFLDHILHALNCHIVSSYGGLRISTPRSRGGLSPLQMRRATEFLEAHLDGNINLDQVARVCNLSVSHFARAFRQTFRRPPYRWLIERRVARAKDLIATSHLPLAEIAMQSGFSDQGALNRSFKRIIGLPPGKWRGETTRGRRGLGS; encoded by the coding sequence TTGGCCTTCCACATTTTATACTCCTGCCGCCAGTTCGCCAGAGTGTTGCGCACATCGTTCAGGGTGCGGAACCAGCCAGCGATTTTGCTTCCCAATCCCTTCGACACGCTGGTGCTCCATGTAACTCAATCAGCTCTCGATGAGATCGCCTATGCCCACAAGATACCGCGCGTCGATCAATTGGTTTGGCCGCATGGGCATTTGGATCCTGTCGTATACCACCTAGGACAGACTCTCGTTGCCTCGCTCGATCAACCCAATCACACATCGAAGGTTTTCCTGGACCATATTTTGCATGCTCTGAATTGTCATATTGTCAGTTCGTATGGCGGTTTGAGAATATCGACCCCGCGCTCTCGAGGTGGGCTCTCTCCTCTTCAGATGCGAAGAGCGACAGAGTTCCTGGAGGCGCATCTAGACGGCAATATCAACCTCGATCAGGTTGCAAGAGTGTGCAACTTATCGGTAAGTCACTTTGCTCGGGCCTTCAGGCAAACCTTTCGCAGGCCGCCTTACAGGTGGTTGATTGAACGCCGCGTAGCCAGGGCCAAAGACCTTATCGCGACTTCCCACCTGCCCCTTGCCGAGATCGCCATGCAGTCTGGATTTTCAGACCAAGGTGCACTGAACCGCTCGTTCAAACGAATCATCGGGCTACCGCCGGGAAAATGGCGGGGCGAGACGACCCGGGGCCGCCGCGGTTTAGGAAGTTAA